CCGTTcatacatgaaaaaaaaaaaaagcataaacaTGTGAACTTTTTATGCCAATAAATTGGCTTTTCAAGTTGAAGCTTCTCTATGTAACTTATTAGCGTAATAAAACGATCTCTCAGAATAGAAAGTAGTATATAACTAattcgttttcattttttaaaaaaaagctatatATGAACAAGTTTTAATAACAAATTGTTGCTATTATACTACCaaccaaataaattatataataataattttttatagtgCTGTATAGCCCCTCAGAATGGATTCATTAGAAAGAGAAGTAgtaatgaataaaatataatatgtacatttagtaacaattaaaaaaaaaagggggccaaAAATTATCTATATTCATAATTCATCAAATTCATAACGCGGAccttgttatatatatacaacactatttattattataacgcacgctgtttttttcttttttcttttttttctattattaaGCTATTTAATTCTGATTTTATTATACAATACATAAGAGGAATCATCTTCCCTTCCAAACTTCATCCTTATAAATCTGTTTATTTCTAACCAAAATGATGGTACAACAATAGATTAATTCTAGGCTTTTTAAAAGGCGGCTATATGgctatttataaatttgtttgttcttagctttttttttttttttctctcttacCATTcagtatatatacatatcttactttttaattttttgaaaaaaaaaatttttttaaatataaattatgattttttttttttttttttgcaatatttttataacatttatGTTTAATCACATTTTGCGTTAACTTTTAcaacttatattttatgatttGTAAACTTTAATATATAGTGATTTTTTCaccttattttttacattttttaataataatatattttgtttttacttcTAATTCTAGATTTTTCTTACTTTTGCACTTTTagagaaatatataaagttTAATAAATTTCAGCAATACttaagaatatatttcttattaaATATTAGAAATAATTCGCTCTTTCAactaatataaatataagtaggctttttttcataattctaGTATATATCAACAATGGCTGGTGGAAcaaggcaaaataaaaaagagagaaaaggCGTTTTTCTCTCTTGCACTAAAGTTTCCTTGTACACCCTTCTATTCTGGATTATAAATTGCTCCAATTCTgtaagaacaaaaagaaaagtgaaaaaagaaacaaacgcATTATCTGTAACccagcaaaaaaagggggacccaTCGCACCGCACATATTCCTCTGTACACCTGTCCAagagtagttttttttcgttgtgcCTAAAATGTttctccttatttttttaaaaatattaaatatattttttatttttggttTCTTTTTACTATCTTTTTACACTATACTTTCGCCATCTTATCACTACATGTTCACTATCTTTTCATTAATGTAAATAGATACTGCTTAACTTTTAtctaaattatataaacaattcattttccccccccttcttagTGCCAATATGGTAATTCGTACAATGTGATGAACAATAGCCTTGGAAAAGCCGTGGATTCAAGAACTCTGAGGTTATTATTAGCAGAAGCTTCAGAAGAACCtttagaagaagaagctgtaGAAGAAGTtgtagaagaagaagttgtagaagaagaagctgtagaagaagaacaagaagaagaacaagaagaagaagaagatgaagctTTAGAAGAAGTTGCAGAAGAAGCTGAAGAAGAAGTTGCAGAAGAAGCTGCAGAAGAAGTTGCAGAAGAAGCTGCAGAAGAAGTTGCAGAAGAAGTTGCAGAAGAAGTTGCAGAAGAAGCTGCAGAAGAAGTTGCAGAAAAACCAAAAGTTCAACGTACTCACGATGATGGCTCCTTACCTGAAACATTTAAAGAAATAACTCCTTCATCGGAGGTAATGAATGTTCATAGACAAAGGGAAATTGATCGCTTCAATTTTAAACCAACAATAACAGGAGATGTTGAATATATGATAAGAAATAGTAATGCATTCAACATACGAAAACGCGCCATGGAGGGAGACCCTTCAGCTCTTGCTTTATACCCAATAGGATACTGGACCCCATATTTGGCACTACAAAAAGCAATCCAAGAAACGATAGAAAAACATAATGAATATagaaaaatgttacaaaaCAATTTTGCCGATGTTCCAATGGTAGATAGtttagaaaataataagAGAATAAAAGGAGAACCATACGTAGAAAGAAATTACGGATATGTAGATCCAAAAGAAGTGCCACTAATGCCAGTCCgtgaaacagaaaaggatGATGAAAAACAAGAagtagtagaaaaaaaagaaaagtcaaagaaaaagaaaagaagaagattctgctgtttttaaaaagtctTCTATCAGAGCgagtaataaaaagaataaacaaaGTTATTTATTCTGCTGTTATATAAGAGGCCAAAAGTTGTAATGAAAATGCTAGCTGATAGTGGAgttatatgtgtacatatacggATTAAGAACGATCGAAGCaggctttctttttttaaccgtttgaaaataaaggaggagaagggggagTTCCCCCCAAACGTCGGAAGAGTGGGATGATAGTATAGGAAAAGTGTGTAAAATCGAAATTATCTTAAAAGACTATAAATGTACCAAAAGAAAGAGTTACTTTTTTGTTGATATATGCTCTTTACGTACTAATcagtatgtgtatatgtaattaattcaccattaaaattatgtattCTACAAATTCTGCTATTAAATAATTCGAACTGACTAGAAATtgacttttatttttatacaaacaGTTTTGTGTGCTATATTTTTCGATCTTTTctataatttgttttatatatccatatacaaaatggcatttttattattttatcatgGACTTAGAACAAGAATATAGAAATtaataaagaatattttttgaatataacatttatggtaaaaattatttatttttgaaaaaaccAAGGGgttcaaatttgtgtaagagggggagaaagagagtcttcttctctccccctAGGTCTGACAAATGTACAGAACAGCAAATATGCAAgtcaaaaaaattagccTTTAGAAATCTTCAACTTTTTTGCCTGTCCGCCACCTCCCATATACTgcataatataattaaaaacacACCACATGTTGGTTCTGtaataaaagaacaaaggaaaatatataacctttgttttttcattactgctatcattttttcttttcttttcttttcttttcttttttattttaagctttaataaatatatcacCCTATCGTTATAGCGTTTAAATTCTCgtaacatatatacacttgTTGTAAACATATGCGCTATAATaccttttctttcatttaatctacatcattaaattttgtgttttcatATTGTTATGTGAATTACAGTTTATTAAGAGAGTTCAACCCTAATTTGTGTGCAGAGTTTGTCTTAAAAACATTtaactaataaaaatatttcataaaatataattttacgaaaCTTAACTGAAGTACTAGTAATACTTATTACTATCCTTATCATTACTCCCACTATTGTTATAGTGTGTAATTAAGCGGCTATCTGAACCTTTGTATTAACAATTTATGCCCATTTGTTCGTGATTAAAAGTGGATTAATTTTGAAGTTTTACCATGGATAAAGACGAACGATATATAATGAGTTAACATCTTTTGCTCCCTTACTCCCTACTCtttcttttaattaaataacattttattatgtatCCTCCAACGTTGTGATGTTAAGAAATTATCCTTTCGTAAAAGATGTTCTTGATTCAATAGAAGCATCAGTGTAATTTAGTGAACTAATAAAAGTGAACAGAAATAAAGGAACATATGGCCTATGCATCATAAAATGTTTGTCTTATCATGAATTGAATGCCCTTGTCCTTATTCACTAATTGGTACGTTTGGGGCATTTTTAACATGCTTAATCTCCTTAACACTTTAAatgccaaaaaattgcatctACAAATCCttagaggaaaaaacaacTATATAATTGCTTCGCCACCCATGTGCAAGCCGTAAATCATACCATAAATATCACAATTTGTAAAGGAAATAACTAAATGTGCAACTGATCTGATAAATGATTTGAATGGTACATGCATTGCGGTATAGTAGCACATTTCACAGCAACAAAACTGCGGGTACGTTGCTAATTTTAAGCTGATTCAGGTGTTTAAATTTTCCTGCGTAAAAGTACAGTACATCAGTTTACGTCAATAAGGACAAcgtaaaaaaggatgaatgAAAACAATTTGAAATAGATTTAAGCATATAACATAATTGTGGATTTGTTACAAATTCCACTGACGTAGAATTGTAATAGGAATACGTGAAAATGTCAACATTCcttttccttaaaaataggatatattaattttaaatatttgcttatatataatgtaagGCACgcttatataaaataagctAATTATTAACACGCATCTTTAATAAACGCCGCTTTCAAGAGAAGCGAGAAAATATGGTTCTTTTATGGATGAACAGAGACTATTCATCGTGTACACTACTCTGCAGtgtatacataataaaaataatgtggCCAAACGAAAATTCTTATTAATCCTATCCGGATAGGGTAACGTTTTCTCTGTTTCCTTTATCGTGCAGCAGAATAATACATCAGTCATATGAACATTTtaagcacatatatatatatatataaaccgCTTATATTGTCCCCTTTCAAAGTGTATACAAGTctatatatgaaaaagatTTTAAATAACAAGCATTtgcgcttccttttttttagattCTACTTGCATGTATTTTGAGCACATAATTCAAAAGCAACAGATTTAACCtattacattattttaaattcgtGCTTACTTAAGGTGCTTCTTCATAACGAATCTTTCTTTATTAAAGTTTCGAATAAAATTGTTCATGTTCCAGCAAACGTGtcaaataataaaagcaAATAAGCGTTATTAACTCATGGCAAGAGTACGTACAGTACAAAATTACTAAACCAACGAAGGCTTATAATTACATGTTCTATAATTTTTCCGCATTTAACAATATACCCTATATTTTATAGCAACACTTTTCATCTAACATAGGCGTAGCaagcaatatttttatttcaaacacaaatatataacaataaCTGCTAACTATTATAAGTGCTTATTAAAGTAATTATTATGCTTTTTTGTCCTTGAACACATATCATTTCTTCATAACCagcatttttatatgttaaaaaaaaaaaaaaaaaaaaagaaaccattGTAaagatttataattttaattatgacGCTTCCTCCCTTAAAATGATTCCATACAACAAACAAAACCAATGgaataaatcatttttacgaaaaaattaaatatttccttttaaaaaattagtacaaaaaaatagcaaaagaGTATTTATAACCTCATAAAGAAATATAGATAAATATGCGCTTTCTAATGCCTAAGATATATGCGTATTAACACATGCATTATGGCTAGAGATGATGTACTTAcggcatttttaattataattatatttatgtatagaAAACAGTATATATTGTAGAAATGCAttcgttttaattttttttattatcgtGCTTGACTATTTATGCacagaaatgtttttttatatacaaattgAAGTAGATCAGAAcagttaaaaattttaataaaatcaatattacattttgttttgctcttcttaaaataattattctgGTTCaaaagttttcctttttttttatgttttgttCTATTCtgttattatttacatatatgcaccTTTCTAGATTTGTTCTGTTTCNNNNNNNNNNNNNNNNNNNNNNNNNNNNNNNNNNNNNNNNNNNNNNNNNNNNNNNNNNNNNNNNNNNNNNNNNNNNNNNNNNNNNNNNNNNNNNNNNNNNNNNNNNNNNNNNNNNNNNNNNNNNNNNNNNNNNNNNNNNNNNNNNNNNNNNNNNNNNNNNNNNNNNNNNNNNNNNNNNNNNNNNNNNNNNNNNNNNNNNNNNNNNNNNNNNNNNNNNNNNNNNNNNNNNNNNNNNNNNNNtcttttttttataataatagcTTTaaaattcccattttttctttttgtcctATATTGAAAATActatgtaaaaatgtattcatttaaacaaaatggacaatATAAccatgaacaaaaattataatatatagtaACAATCAGAAAACTAGATGGAAGACAATCATGAGAAGCTAGATAAAAGTTTGTCTACTGAACATGAACATACAGGAACTGGAAGAAAGCAACaattgaatataaaaataagtacattcatcctttttataaaaattagtgTCTACgccctttttatttgctcCCTATACTATTCCAACCATGTAATATATTGGGAATATTGTATCCCAACTTTTCTTCTGATTTCTCCAAAATTCTTAGAATTAATttagaataaataaatatatgtacatacatacgcatgTGCATACTTTTTAATacaataaaagtaaaatgctTTATCTCAACATTCTCTTAGGGCACTTTTTCCAAGCCCCGGAACACCCAATGCAACCAATGGAACAAACCCAGTCTTAAGTCTCGCGCATTAGTAGAACAAGGTCCGGCCTATATTAATAAGTACTCTAAAATTAACgaatattcaaaattatgTCATATGCATGATGATTATCCAACATTTAATGAGGAAACATATTTCAGAAGAGATTTAGCAGCATTTAAATCAAAATGGGATAAAAGGACATCACAACCACTTCACAATTTAATTTCAAAGATTAAAAGTGCCccaacaaattttttagatgAAAAACGTCGTTCTTCTGAAAAAGGGATAGAAAACAATGGTAAGGGCATAAACATTCCTAACGTAGTCACAAAAAAACCTGGGAGAGTGATAGAAGAACCCGTTGAAGTGATAGAATATCACGAAGCAACAACAGAAGACCCTGACGAAGAGAGCATATACTTTGACGCGGAGATAGACGAGCAGGAAATTTTGGATGAAGAAGAGCAACGCCTTAAAAACTATTTAGATTCCTATCTGGAGGATGAAatacacttaaaaaatattcataaatttatacaaGAAACCGAAGAATGTActaggaaatataaaaaaaaaaagtatgatttttttaaaaatattatagcCCTTAGGAAAagattcaaaaaaattattaatagcATTAAACATCGTTTGGTGAAACACATGACATATAGGAAACATCACCTCATTAAACTGCTAATATTTACTATCAACTGGTTCTTTTCCAAATTGCTTCCGTGACAATCTAACtctaaagaaaaattaaaatatccGAAAAAAATCcgctatatatatatacacagaCAAATTTCTTATGCTGCATGCTTTACTTCGTCGCAGATCAGTGTGCATTCAAACCCAACCTATACGCATATTTAAGCCTTTTCTTAacgtatcttttttttaatgttttatCAGTTTgcgaaaaataatatgtttttttataatataaattaaccCTCTTGAAATTGTTTTGTGATTAATAAATTAGCACAATGGGTGAATCCTACCTTTACATTTGTCCTCAAAGGATATTgctattttaacaaaaaaatggattttaAAActtacaaatttgaaaaagaaatcaagATGTTGTGCTATGCGCCCTATAAATTACCCATTAATAGAATAGTCGTTACAGTAAAGCTAAGTTTTTATGGGTTAAATAGAATTTTAtatttggaaataaaaagaaaaccatGAAAAACAATGCGGTGAGGAAAACTCAGTGAAACTATGCGAAGTaacataacaaaattaactaAAATGTACCGTAAAAGAATGGCATGCAGTAGTTTGGATCATATGCAATACTTAACCTTCCGATATAAACAAGTATAGATAatcatcactttttttatattaaaaaactGATTGTAAcattggaataaaaaaaaaaaaaagaagtaatgTATAGTATGTATACAAATATACATGTAATCcgaaaaatacatatttaaaaaaaattaaataatattatatcttCACGTAGCANN
This genomic stretch from Plasmodium cynomolgi strain B DNA, chromosome 14, whole genome shotgun sequence harbors:
- a CDS encoding hypothetical protein (putative): MEDNHEKLDKSLSTEHEHTGTGRKQQLNIKISTFILFIKISVYALFICSLYYSNHGTFSKPRNTQCNQWNKPSLKSRALVEQGPAYINKYSKINEYSKLCHMHDDYPTFNEETYFRRDLAAFKSKWDKRTSQPLHNLISKIKSAPTNFLDEKRRSSEKGIENNGKGINIPNVVTKKPGRVIEEPVEVIEYHEATTEDPDEESIYFDAEIDEQEILDEEEQRLKNYLDSYLEDEIHLKNIHKFIQETEECTRKYKKKKYDFFKNIIALRKRFKKIINSIKHRLVKHMTYRKHHLIKLLIFTINWFFSKLLP